In Chryseobacterium shigense, the following proteins share a genomic window:
- a CDS encoding M20/M25/M40 family metallo-hydrolase, with protein MKKIIGASLLFLGIAVFGQSEEDSIQFSKISTEILNNGKGYTDLRDLTKNVGHRLSGSPAYEKAVKWAEQKLREAGADKVWLQEVMIPVWVRGKESFQIKTADGKWKNLKMLSLGNSEGTGGKDVTGEIIIVKSMEEYDKLPADQVKDKIVFFNYPFSQSFIETFRGYSDAAKYRVTAASLVAKKGGKFAIVRSLSSAFDDVPHTGAMRYEDKILKIPAIAIGTTTADELETLLKNQKVTAKLNSNCGMKGEKLSHSVIGEITGKKDQSVIVVGGHLDSWDVGEGAHDDGAGIVQSIEVLRTFKKLGIKNNHTIRVVCFSNEENGVKGGIQYGKTAKEKNEKHLFAIESDAGGFAPRGIALEMDDEKRNQIKSWAGLFFPYGVYNFEGRYSGTDIYPLHDMGVPTAELVPDSQRYFDIHHTEEDTFDKVNRRELLLGATAMSQLIYMIDKNW; from the coding sequence ATGAAAAAGATAATAGGAGCTTCATTATTATTCTTAGGAATTGCTGTTTTTGGTCAGTCTGAAGAAGACTCCATACAGTTCAGTAAAATTTCCACAGAAATACTGAATAATGGAAAAGGATACACAGATCTCAGGGATTTAACCAAAAATGTTGGTCACCGCCTCAGTGGTTCACCCGCTTATGAGAAAGCTGTAAAATGGGCTGAACAAAAGCTCCGTGAAGCCGGTGCTGATAAAGTATGGCTTCAGGAAGTCATGATTCCGGTTTGGGTCAGAGGAAAAGAGTCTTTCCAGATCAAAACAGCAGATGGCAAATGGAAAAACCTTAAGATGCTTTCTCTCGGCAATTCTGAAGGTACAGGCGGAAAAGATGTGACCGGAGAGATCATTATCGTAAAATCTATGGAAGAATATGATAAGCTTCCCGCAGATCAAGTAAAGGATAAGATTGTGTTCTTTAACTACCCTTTCAGCCAGTCTTTTATAGAAACATTCAGAGGCTACAGCGATGCTGCAAAATACAGGGTAACCGCAGCTTCATTAGTTGCTAAAAAGGGTGGGAAATTTGCAATTGTCAGATCTCTTTCTTCAGCCTTTGACGACGTTCCTCATACCGGAGCAATGCGTTACGAGGATAAAATTTTGAAAATTCCCGCAATAGCCATTGGAACCACAACCGCAGACGAGCTTGAAACCCTTTTAAAAAACCAGAAAGTTACTGCCAAACTCAATTCCAATTGTGGAATGAAAGGTGAGAAACTCTCCCATTCTGTTATCGGTGAAATTACAGGCAAAAAGGATCAAAGTGTAATTGTAGTCGGAGGACATCTTGATTCATGGGATGTAGGTGAAGGAGCACATGATGACGGTGCAGGAATTGTACAGAGTATTGAAGTACTGAGAACGTTTAAGAAGCTGGGAATTAAAAATAATCATACCATCAGGGTGGTTTGCTTTTCCAATGAAGAAAACGGTGTAAAAGGCGGTATTCAGTATGGAAAAACAGCAAAAGAAAAGAATGAGAAACATCTTTTTGCCATAGAATCCGATGCTGGAGGCTTTGCTCCGAGAGGAATCGCTCTGGAAATGGATGATGAAAAAAGAAACCAGATCAAGAGCTGGGCAGGTTTATTTTTCCCATACGGGGTTTACAATTTTGAAGGAAGATATTCAGGAACAGATATTTATCCGCTTCATGACATGGGTGTTCCTACTGCCGAGCTGGTGCCGGATTCCCAAAGATATTTTGATATCCATCATACGGAAGAAGATACTTTTGATAAAGTGAACAGAAGAGAACTCCTTTTAGGTGCCACAGCTATGAGCCAGCTTATTTACATGATTGATAAGAACTGGTAG
- a CDS encoding M20/M25/M40 family metallo-hydrolase gives MKKSFTLSLFMISIAAFGQYREDSIQFSKISSEILNNGKGYNELKDLTKNIGNRLSGTEAYEKSVKWAEQKLREAGADKVWLQEVMIPVWVRGKESLHIKTADGRWKNLKMLSLGNSEGTGGKDVSGEIIMVKSLEEYDRLPADQVKDKIVFFNYPFNQSHIQTFISYREAGTYRRSAANLTAQKGGKFAVIRSLSSAFDDVPHTGNMRYDDNISKIPAVTIGNTTADELEILLKNKKVTAKLNSNCGMKGEKLSHSVIGEITGKKDQSVIVVGGHLDSWDVGEGAHDDGAGIVQSIEVLRTFKKLGIKNNHTIRAVCFANEENGTKGGKQYGKTTKEKNEKHLFAIESDAGGFSPRGISLEMDDKNRNQIQSWGKLFLPYGVYNFEGKYSGSDIAPLHEMGVPTAELVPDPQRYFDIHHTEEDTFEKVNRRELLLGAAVMTQLIYMIDKNW, from the coding sequence ATGAAAAAATCCTTCACCCTTTCGCTTTTTATGATAAGTATAGCTGCTTTCGGGCAGTACAGGGAAGATTCGATACAGTTCAGTAAAATTTCTTCTGAAATACTCAATAACGGAAAAGGTTATAACGAACTGAAAGACCTTACCAAAAACATTGGAAACCGTTTAAGTGGCACCGAAGCTTATGAAAAATCGGTGAAATGGGCAGAACAAAAACTCCGGGAAGCCGGTGCCGATAAAGTATGGCTTCAGGAAGTGATGATTCCGGTTTGGGTCAGAGGAAAAGAAAGCCTCCACATCAAAACAGCAGACGGCCGATGGAAAAACCTTAAGATGCTATCCCTTGGAAACTCTGAAGGAACAGGCGGAAAAGATGTCTCCGGTGAGATCATTATGGTAAAATCTTTAGAAGAATATGACAGACTTCCGGCAGATCAAGTAAAGGATAAGATAGTATTCTTTAACTACCCTTTTAATCAGTCACATATACAGACTTTTATTTCTTACCGCGAAGCGGGGACATACAGACGTTCTGCCGCCAATTTAACCGCCCAGAAAGGTGGAAAATTTGCTGTTATCAGGTCTTTATCTTCCGCGTTTGATGATGTTCCCCACACAGGGAATATGCGGTATGATGATAATATTTCCAAAATCCCAGCCGTGACTATCGGAAATACAACCGCAGATGAACTGGAAATACTATTAAAAAACAAAAAAGTTACAGCCAAACTCAATTCCAACTGTGGTATGAAAGGTGAGAAACTCTCCCATTCTGTTATTGGTGAAATCACCGGAAAGAAAGACCAAAGTGTAATTGTAGTCGGCGGACACCTTGATTCCTGGGATGTAGGTGAAGGAGCGCATGATGACGGAGCCGGAATCGTACAAAGTATTGAAGTATTGAGAACGTTCAAAAAATTAGGAATTAAAAATAATCATACCATCCGGGCTGTATGTTTTGCCAATGAAGAAAACGGGACAAAAGGCGGAAAACAATACGGAAAAACCACAAAAGAAAAGAATGAAAAACATCTTTTTGCCATAGAATCCGATGCAGGAGGTTTCTCTCCAAGAGGAATTTCACTGGAAATGGATGATAAAAACAGAAATCAGATCCAAAGCTGGGGCAAACTGTTCCTGCCTTACGGAGTCTATAATTTCGAAGGAAAATATTCCGGATCAGATATTGCTCCTTTACATGAAATGGGGGTTCCCACTGCCGAGCTTGTTCCTGACCCGCAACGTTACTTTGATATTCATCACACAGAAGAAGATACTTTTGAAAAAGTCAACCGCAGAGAACTCCTTCTCGGTGCCGCGGTAATGACTCAACTTATTTATATGATCGATAAAAACTGGTAA
- a CDS encoding retropepsin-like aspartic protease, translated as MKKIFCSILLISAISLSAQGKKFFKSGEVQLQNPVEKINLRYANDLPFVQVNINGKTYNFLFDTGAPTVISTAVYTELGLEKKHKSKVKDSQKNKHEQIFTILPEMTVDKVVFKDVGAVVMDFSVSELSCFRIDGILGANQMAKLFWKINYSENSLEASKDLTRFNPADYDIVIPFDPKPQKTPVVETDLQGKKIDLTFDTGFSGRVKIADDAYDAQKTLKSIEVYGTNSIGAYGAAKPAQGHIFRAAALLLGNKSFSNEIIATGNTSLIGNDFFKNFIFILDWSGNKIYMKRIRNEPARLESFGFGYRFIDTKPTVAFVFQEENFPLKVGDGIISIDNVNLDGLDKDSACHYFLNRVESGKNTIDLKIRRDGKEMQVKLEKKEFLSIKGLSV; from the coding sequence ATGAAAAAAATCTTCTGCTCAATTCTGCTGATCTCTGCAATTTCCCTTTCCGCCCAAGGGAAAAAATTCTTTAAAAGTGGAGAAGTACAGCTGCAGAATCCGGTGGAAAAGATCAATCTGAGATATGCCAATGATCTGCCTTTCGTACAAGTGAACATTAATGGGAAGACTTATAACTTTCTGTTTGATACAGGTGCTCCAACGGTGATTTCCACTGCGGTGTATACAGAACTGGGACTTGAAAAAAAACATAAAAGCAAAGTAAAGGACTCACAGAAAAATAAACACGAACAGATCTTTACGATTTTGCCGGAAATGACTGTTGATAAAGTAGTTTTCAAAGATGTAGGTGCAGTAGTAATGGATTTTAGCGTTTCTGAATTAAGCTGTTTCAGGATCGATGGTATTCTTGGAGCCAATCAGATGGCAAAGCTTTTCTGGAAAATCAATTATTCAGAAAACTCACTTGAAGCTTCAAAAGATCTTACCCGGTTCAATCCTGCAGATTATGATATTGTAATTCCTTTTGATCCGAAACCACAAAAAACACCCGTTGTAGAAACAGATCTTCAGGGTAAAAAAATAGACCTCACCTTTGATACCGGATTTTCCGGAAGGGTTAAGATTGCAGACGATGCCTATGATGCTCAAAAAACATTAAAAAGTATAGAAGTCTACGGAACAAACTCTATCGGTGCTTACGGGGCTGCAAAACCAGCACAGGGACATATTTTCAGGGCTGCTGCTCTGTTGTTGGGCAATAAGAGTTTTTCAAATGAAATAATCGCTACCGGGAATACCAGCCTCATTGGAAATGATTTCTTTAAAAATTTTATTTTTATCCTCGACTGGTCCGGCAATAAAATCTATATGAAACGGATCAGAAATGAACCTGCCAGACTGGAATCTTTTGGCTTCGGATACCGTTTTATAGATACAAAACCAACGGTTGCTTTTGTATTTCAGGAAGAAAATTTTCCATTGAAGGTAGGAGATGGTATTATCAGTATCGACAACGTCAATCTGGATGGTCTTGACAAAGACAGTGCCTGTCACTATTTTCTCAACAGAGTGGAGAGTGGTAAGAATACAATTGATCTTAAGATCAGAAGAGATGGGAAGGAAATGCAGGTAAAGCTGGAGAAGAAAGAGTTTTTGAGTATCAAGGGTTTAAGTGTTTAA